One part of the Ursus arctos isolate Adak ecotype North America unplaced genomic scaffold, UrsArc2.0 scaffold_16, whole genome shotgun sequence genome encodes these proteins:
- the EMILIN3 gene encoding EMILIN-3 yields MGRRLPVWLCAVAALLSGAQAKGTPLVARPAPPGAPRYSLYTTGWRPRLRPAPHKALCAYVVHRNVTCILQEGADSYVKAEYRQCGWGPKCPGTVTYRTVLRPRYKVGYKTVTDLAWRCCPGLTGQGCPEHLTDHGATPAQPEPEPQIPSGQLGPGPRPPSSSRAAPSPYGRKGPGLFGERLERLEGDVQRLAQAYGTLSGMVASHEDPNRMTGSPRAPATPVGFGVISEGFVKPRDRAGGPLTPPLDEILSKVTEVSNTLRTKVQLLDEVHGLALGHEAHLQRLREARPSPLTSLALLDEYVDRRLHRLWGSLLDGFEQKLQGVQSTCDLRVQEVRQQCQEGQAASQRLHQSLDGRELALRRELSQLGTRLQGLSVAGGSSCCSRLALISARLDNLERNLQAVTEAQRGHGPLTRDELERLSAAMLDGGVDGLLEGLETLNGTEGGARGCCLGMEEGGWEAGSFRSTLEERVQSLEERLVTLAGELSHDSTPPARSARPQVQTELAVLEQRLVSLETSCTPSTTSAILDNLAAEVKAWQSRSEALLRQVAGHAALLRQLNGTVAEVQEQLAEATGSSLQGEITLLKVSLNSVSKSLTGLSDSVSQYSDAFLAANSSLDERERKVEAEVHAIQEQVSSQGSRLQAGHRQVLSLRGELERLKAGVANVAGGLSRCQDTAQELQHVVGHFDRRVAQVESACGRLGRLAAGLDHLPTESLGPTEGLWGYVDQLNRTLARHAQDIARLRDDLLDCRAQLAEQARPRPAD; encoded by the exons ATGGGCCGCCGCCTGCCGGTGTGGCTGTGCGCCGTCGCGGCGCTGCTCTCGGGGGCTCAGGCCAAGGGCACCCCGCTCGTCGCGCGGCCCGCGCCGCCCGGTGCCCCCCGCTACAGCCTCTACACGACGGGATGGCGCCCGCGGCTGCGCCCGGCGCCGCACAA AGCCCTCTGCGCCTACGTGGTGCACAGGAACGTGACCTGTATCCTACAGGAGGGAGCAGACAGCTACGTGAAGGCCGAGTACCGACAGTGTGGATGGGGGCCCAAGTGCCCCGGGACAGTCAC GTACCGCACAGTGCTCAGACCCAGATACAAGGTCGGCTACAAGACAGTGACGGACCTCGCCTGGCGGTGCTGCCCTGGCCTCACTGGACAAGGCTGCCCCGAGCACCTGACCGACCACGGGgccaccccagcccagccagaGCCTGAGCCCCAGATACCCTCAGGGCAGCTGGGTCCAGGGCCCCGGCCCCCTTCTTCCAGCAGAGCGGCCCCCAGTCCCTATG gaAGGAAAGGCCCGGGGCTGTTCGGTGAGCGGCTGGAACGCCTGGAGGGTGATGTCCAGCGCCTGGCACAAGCATATGGTACCCTCAGTGGCATGGTGGCCAGCCATGAGGACCCCAACAGGATGACTGGTAGTCCAAGGGCTCCTGCCACCCCTGTGGGCTTCGGGGTCATCTCGGAGGGGTTCGTGAAGCCCAGAGACAGAGCCGGAGGGCCGCTCACACCTCCCCTTGACGAGATCTTGAGCAAGGTGACAGAGGTGAGCAACACGCTGCGGACCAAGGTGCAGCTGCTGGACGAGGTGCACGGGCTGGCCCTCGGCCACGAGGCTCACCTGCAGCGGCTGCGGGAGGCCCGTCCGTCTCCGCTCACCTCGTTGGCGCTGCTGGACGAGTACGTGGACCGACGGCTGCACCGGCTCTGGGGGAGCCTCCTGGACGGCTTCGAGCAGAAGCTGCAAGGCGTCCAGAGTACCTGCGACCTGCGGGTGCAGGAGGTGCGGCAGCAGTGTCAGGAGGGCCAGGCGGCCAGCCAGCGGCTGCACCAGAGCCTGGACGGTCGGGAGCTGGCCCTGCGCCGGGAGCTGTCGCAGCTCGGCACCAGGCTGCAGGGTCTGAGCGTGGCTGGCGGGAGCAGCTGCTGCAGCCGGCTGGCCTTGATCAGCGCCCGCCTGGACAACCTCGAGAGGAACCTACAGGCAGTCACCGAGGCCCAGAGGGGCCATGGGCCCCTCACCAGGGATGAGCTCGAGCGGCTCTCCGCTGCCATGCTCGACGGGGGTGTGGACGGGCTCCTGGAGGGCCTGGAGACGCTCAATGGGACGGAGGGTGGAGCGAGAGGCTGCTGcctggggatggaggagggggggtgggaggcgGGCAGCTTCAGGAGCACACTGGAAGAGCGAGTGCAGAGCCTAGAGGAGCGCCTGGTGACCCTGGCAGGCGAGCTAAGCCACGACAGCACCCCGCCGGCCAGGTCGGCCCGGCCCCAGGTGCAGACGGAGCTGGCGGTGTTGGAACAACGGCTGGTCTCACTGGAGACCTCGTGCACCCCCAGCACCACCTCAGCCATCCTGGACAACCTCGCGGCTGAGGTGAAGGCCTGGCAGAGCCGGAGCGAGGCCCTCCTCCGCCAGGTGGCCGGCCACGCCGCCCTGCTCCGGCAGCTCAATGGCACTGTGGCCGAGGTCCAGGAGCAGCTGGCAGAAGCGACGGGCAGCTCACTTCAAGGCGAGATCACCCTTCTCAAGGTCAGTCTGAACTCCGTGAGCAAGTCACTCACGGGCCTCAGCGACTCCGTCAGCCAGTACTCTGATGCCTTCTTGGCTGCCAACTCGTCCCTGGACGAGCGCGAACGCAAAGTGGAGGCCGAGGTTCACGCCATCCAGGAACAGGTCAGCAGCCAAGGCTCTCGGCTTCAGGCTGGCCACAGGCAGGTCCTGAGCCTGAGGGGGGAGCTGGAGCGACTCAAGGCTGGTGTGGCCAACGTGGCCGGCGGGCTGAGCCGCTGCCAGGACACAGCCCAGGAACTGCAGCACGTGGTGGGCCACTTCGACCGGAGGGTGGCTCAAGTGGAGAGTGCATGTGGGAGGCTGGGCCGACTGGCCGCAGGCCTGGACCACTTGCCCACCGAGTCGCTCGGGCCCACGGAGGGCCTGTGGGGCTACGTGGACCAGTTGAATCGCACGCTGGCTCGGCACGCACAGGACATCGCCCGCCTCCGGGACGACCTCCTGGATTGCCGGGCCCAGCTGGCCGAGCAGGCGCGGCCCCGGCCAGCCGATTAG